The Benincasa hispida cultivar B227 chromosome 9, ASM972705v1, whole genome shotgun sequence genome has a segment encoding these proteins:
- the LOC120086332 gene encoding LOW QUALITY PROTEIN: chaperonin CPN60-2, mitochondrial-like (The sequence of the model RefSeq protein was modified relative to this genomic sequence to represent the inferred CDS: substituted 1 base at 1 genomic stop codon), whose translation MHRFASGLASKSRLARNSAHQINSRFNCSRNYAAKDIKFGVEARTLMLRGVEELVDAVKVTMGPKGRNVVLEQSFGGPKVTKDGVTVAKSIEFKDKVKNIGASLVKQVANATNDVAGDGTTCATVLTRAIFTEGCKSVASGVNAMDLRRGITMAIDSVITTLKSRARMISTSEEIAQVGTISANGERKIGELLAKAMEKVGKEGVITISDGNTLDNDLEIVEGMKLDRGYISPYFITNQKNQXCELEDPLILIHEKKISNLNAVVKVLELSLKKQRPLLIVAEDVESEALATLILNKLRAGIKVCAIKAPGFGDNRKASMQDLAILTGGQVITEELGLNLEKVSFESLGSCKQVTVSKDDTVVLDGAGDKKTIEEQSEQLRSLIELSTSDYDKEKLQERLAKLSGGVAVLKIGGVSEAEVGEKKDRVTDALNATKAAVEEGIVAGGGVALLYASKELDKLQTANFDQKIGVQIIQNALKMPIYTIASNAGVEGAVVTGKLLEQDNPDLGYDAAKGEYVDMIKAGIIDPLKVIRTALVDAASVSSLMTTTEAVVVEQPNDEKEATPSMGGMGY comes from the exons ATGCACCGCTTCGCCTCGGGCCTTGCCTCCAAATCCAG GTTGGCCAGAAACTCTGCTCACCAG ATCAATTCTAGATTCAACTGCAGTAGGAATTATGCAGCGAAGGACATTAAATTTGGGGTTGAAGCGCGTACCTTGATGCTTAGGGGTGTTGAAGAGCTTGTCGATGCTGTGAAAGTTACAATGGGGCCGAAA GGACGTAATGTGGTCTTAGAGCAAAGTTTTGGTGGCCCAAAAGTGACTAAAGATGGTGTTACTGTTGCAAAGAGCATCGAATTCAAAGATAAGGTAAAAAATATCGGGGCTAGTTTGGTGAAGCAGGTTGCAAATGCTACTAATGATGTGGCAGGAGATG GGACAACGTGTGCAACGGTTCTTACTCGTGCAATATTTACTGAAGGATGCAAATCTGTGGCTTCTGGAGTGAATGCTATGGACTTAAGACGTGGGATTACTATGGCAATTGATTCTGTTATTACAACCCTGAAGAGCAGAGCACGGATGATAAGTACATCTGAAGAAATAGCCCAG gtTGGAACTATATCAGCAAATGGAGAACGAAAGATTGGTGAACTATTAGCCAAGGCCATGGAAAAAGTAGGCAAGGAAGGAGTTATCACCATTTCA GATGGTAACACACTTGATAACGACTTGGAGATTGTCGAGGGAATGAAGCTGGATAGGGGTTATATATCTCCTTATTTTATTACCAACCAGAAAAACCAATAATGT GAATTGGAAGATCCACTAATTTTAATTCACGAGaagaaaatctcaaatttaaatgCTGTGGTAAAAGTCTTGGAGTTGTCACTGAAG AAACAAAGACCTTTACTTATTGTTGCTGAGGATGTGGAAAGTGAGGCATTAGCTAcccttattttaaataaattacgTGCTGGTATAAAG GTTTGTGCAATTAAAGCCCCCGGGTTCGGAGATAATAGGAAGGCTAGCATGCAGGATTTGGCAATTCTCACAGGAGGCCAA GTCATAACTGAGGAACTTGGTCTAAACCTTGAAAAAGTTAGTTTTGAATCACTGGGCTCATGCAAACAG GTTACAGTGTCAAAAGATGATACTGTGGTTCTTGATGGGGCTGGTGACAAGAAGACAATTGAAGAGCAGTCCGAACag TTGAGATCCTTGATTGAGTTGAGCACTTCAGACTATGACAAAGAAAAACTGCAAGAACGGCTTGCAAAGTTATCTGGCGGAGTTGCCGTTCTTAAG ATTGGCGGGGTTAGTGAAGCTGAAGTTGGGGAAAAGAAGGATAGAGTTACCGATGCGCTAAATGCTACCAAAGCTGCTGTGGAGGAGGGAATTGTAGCTG GTGGTGGTGTTGCTCTGCTCTATGCGTCAAAGGAGTTGGATAAGTTGCAGACAGCAAATTTCGATCAGAAAATTGGTgttcaaattattcaaaatgctctaaag ATGCCTATTTATACAATTGCTTCTAACGCCGGAGTTGAAGGAGCAGTAGTGACTGGCAAGCTACTCGAACAGGACAACCCCGACCTTGGATATGACGCAGCTAAAG GTGAATATGTAGACATGATCAAGGCTGGAATTATTGATCCCTTGAAAGTTATCAGAACCGCCCTAGTAGATGCCGCGAG TGTATCTTCGCTAATGACAACAACAGAAGCAGTGGTGGTCGAACAACCCAACGATGAGAAGGAAGCCACACCATCTATGGGAGGCATGGGTTATTGA